tggcCCGGACGGATCACTTTGTGCCATTGCAacttccaaaaataaaaagtgttttcctAGAATCACTGTTAAGTAGGTGTCTTGCATCTTTTGTTTGTTACTAGGCATTAACCTCTTTACTGTGTAAATATCTGTACTGTAATtagctactttttattttgaggGGTGTAAAGGATTTCACTCTTGAGTCTGATTTTAATGTGGCTGCATATCTTAGGTCATTTGCCCGAAGTAATTTAAAACAGGGAGACAACATGACAAGATATACACTTTGACTATCACATAACATTTATCAAGGCCATAGCACAGCCTATATAATCACAAAAGAAGAGTTCCAGGATTATACAATACTTCACTACAAAAGTTATTTTGCTCAACACTGTAAAAAGGAAGTCCGAATTACTATGATTCCAAAAGGAGCCACGAGAAGTTGGAGTTCCTTGGTGGTCCAGGTCCACTAGTTGATACATTCAAGAGCTTAACCAACACATATGACCACATTTGTGGTGAAGATTACTTCAATATTTTTAATTGCTAAGTTTTTAATTGATAAAACATATTCCTTTAAATAATTAGGctggtctcccatgacaaaatAACTGGATGCAACCAGGTGGGGTGATTAAAAACACGTGGATAActtctatattaaaaaaaaataaaaagaaaaaattaaataccaAGTGCAACGTTTTTCTGCCCTTATCTGtaaaggcagattttttttcttgtcacacCCCAGGGAGTCACATACGCCACAGCAGGAGTAAGATAAGAACAGCTTCCGACATGCACTTGCTTCCTGACCGATcatggacatttaaaaaataatgtgggaaaagtgaaatTGCACAGGTAAGATTTGTTTGTTCAGTTGTTATTTTAGTGCTTTTTGTGGTCTAGTTGTTTATGACAGAACAGATTATTTGCTCAATCGTTTACCTGGAGgcatatagaaatatatatttgccaAACTATTCATAGCCTATGTAAATGCAGTAATTAATATTGTAatttattgaataaataaatatttcaatagtcgctgtttttttttgttaatgtattCAGGGTCTACTACAATGACTGGTTGAGAACTAGCATTGGCTCTCGTTTATTACTTCACTCGACTTGATGTTGTTGTGGCAATTCTCAATTGAGAGACTTTAGAGAAGGACACGAGTGCAGATTATAATCTGTTCTATATGAACAATATTTCCAGATTTCCAGAATTATTCTTTCATTAATTACATACTAAGGACTGAAttcagtatatatttatatatatttatataaagcaTATATTTTACTCAAGGCACAAGGCGCTGTtattaaatgtgtgtaaaatttaTTTTCGTTCATGAATCTTGAGTAATGTCTGATttctaaatatgtaaatgtatttgtctgGTGCTTTGAAACCTGCAAGAAATGCAATGAAGATGCAATGATCAAATTAACTCTTATAAATCATCCTCAAACAACATTGcgtaatattgcaatattcctTCAAGTTATGTTGACTGAATTGAATTAATGTCACACAGGCAGgcttgttcattattattttgtccTCAGAAACAAAGATATATTCAGTGCATTTAGTATGAGTTCACTACAATTCTCTCAGACAGGCATGAATGTTCCGTCTGTGAAATATTATATGATAATCCACAAATAAAGAGAATGTCATCCTTACTTTCATATTTGCAGGGACATGCTGGCAGTACCGCTTTGCATCGGACTGCTGCCACTGCTGATGAGCTGCTCGGCACAGCCGTGTAAGGATGCAGAGAAGTGCCACGATCAAGACGTTTACGACAAAACTATTACAGCAATTCCTGACACTTTTAAATCTGGCGCAAAAGAGGTCTACTTTGTTGGAAGTCTGATAAGCACAATTCCAAAAGGAGCCTTTGCCAAGAACCCGCAGCTGGAGAAGTTGGAGTTTCTTGGTAGCACAACAAGTTCTGTAGAAGCTGGTGCGTTTGAGGGCTTGAACAGCATCAAGGTTATTGAAATTTCAGGCACGCAGGTTGACTCACTTCCTGTGGGGGCATTCGAGGGCTTGGCCAACCTTGAAAAACTTATCCTAAAAAGCAACAGAATTCACCATCTACAGAAGGGATTGTTTGATGGTCTGGGGAAACTTAGAGACCTTCAGCTGCACATAAATGAAATAACCTCCATAGAGGAAGGTGCCTTTGATCACCTGGAAAACCTTCAGGTTCTTCATTTGGCGAAAAACAACATCAGCTCTGTGACAGCATCCCTTTTTTCAAACTTAAAAATGCTGCAGGTCTTTCGGCTGTACGAAAATCAGTTACGTTCCTTTCCGGATGGATTTTTTGACAATCTGCCCAACCTAAAGGAAATTGCCATCCAAGGGAACAGATTAACACATCTACAACCTAATTTAATTCCACATAAAAGCAAACTGCTGAAGTTCTATTTAGACAGCAATCTTTTGACTGAATTGCCACATGAGATGTTTGTAGGATTCCCAATGCTTAAAACGTTAACCCTGGATAATAATCAGTTAACTAAGCTTCCTTCAGTGCTGTTTGGGGAAACATCTAAGATTACGGAATTAAACATGAAGAACAACAACCTCACCTCTCTTCCTCCTGGGGTCTTTCAACCCCTTACAAAACTTGGAAAGCTGGATTTATCCAGAAACCACTTTGAAACTTTGCAAAGCAATTTTTTTGAGGGCACAACAACACTTAAAGACTTGAATTTGCAAGCAAATTCGATCAAATCACTAGAATCTAAAACTTTTGAAAAATTGTCATCTCTAACAACTCTCAGACTGTCTTTCAACAGCCTCACGTGGCTTCCGGGAGACGTCTTCGACCATCTCATCAATCTCAAATTGTTGCAGCTAAATAACAATCCTTGGCACTGTGACTGCAATCTTATACCCTTCTTCCACTGGATGCAGTCAAATGGGGACAAGATAAAACTTCCTGTCACGTGTCAAGAGCCTGAGAACCTGAATGGTGTGAACATCATGTCTCTCAGTGAAAGCAGTCTGACGTGCCCTACTCAGCCCACACCAACTACATTAACAACGGCAGCAGTCACAACAGCTGTAACTACAAGTGCGTCAATGACGACAACAATACCAACTACAACCATGACAACAACGCCACCAACTACAACACTACCTACAACTACGACCGTAACAACAACACAAACTGCAACCACTACACCACCCACAACTACAGCTATAACAACCACACCACCAACTACAACACTACCCACAACTACAACCATGACAACAGCAACTCCAACCACAACTACAACCATAAAAACCACACCACCAACTACAACATTGCCCACAACTACAACCGTGACGATACCAGCTACAACAACACAGATTACTACAGTAATGGTGATAACCACACCACCAACTacaacaacaatgacaatgCTGCCGCCAACTACTACAgcaacgacaacaacaacaccagtAACGACACAACGATCAACAACTATGACTTTACAACCTACTACTCTATTGACAACTACATTAGCCACTACTACAGTAGCTACAACAACAGCAGCTACCACAAAACTCATTACAACTCTACTTACCACATCTATCACAATACCGACTGAACCAGTAACTACAactacaaacacacccacaatgCGAACAACAGCTATGCCTACTACACCCATTCTAACTACTACTACAGCTATCATCACAACCACCATTACAACCACACTTCCCTTAACTACCATGAGCCAAAGAAAGACCACACCACAGTTAGACACTGCAAGAATCTTTACTTGTCCCAATATTCTCTTGCCGTTTCATTCACCCTCCTCTGCCTACAGCCGCTATTCTGCCCTGAGAGCTTCTCAGGCTGCACGGTGTAAGGAGAAGGTGTTTTTTTACACGACTATGCTGGTAATTGAGATATTCTGCACTGCAGCACTAACCTGGTTCACCTATTCCTTGTACCGCTCTCTTCAACAAGGAGAGAGGCGTTACAACCGCGTGAACTTAACACGCTTCTTATACAGGAAGGAGATCAGCCTGAGACCGGTCTGTGAAACAGAGACTGTTGCACTGTAGTAGATGCAGCCTTTTACTATACATGCCATTGCATCGTGTTTTCCAACATATCTGCTGTATCCTTAGTATTACTCTTTTGTTGTTAATTTTGAACAGAACGTGTATGACCTTGTTGTGTCGTGAATCTGtaacaatatttttcatttataaaaaagatTGTAAAACACCTTCGTTTCTTCTTTGTGCATGCTCCTGTAAATGTTTGACAGCAGAGCATAACTGGCGGTCAGTACACTGCAAGCAGCATTACTCTGATGGTGCAATAATGCAGGCCAGTCCTgcagaaaatgtgattttaaatgatCACTAATGATCTGTGGAAATGTCTTTTGTTACACAGTGATGAACAGGGCAGgcaattatttaaaacacaaaacaatatcACGAATAATCCTGATGAAGCAAACAAGGGCTTATAAATGGTTCAACTTGATATAAAACGAATTGTCcgtttaatgttactgtttctCTGATAGTCAGATGTAAGCCACATTTTGGTCATGTATCTGTAATACAGATACACGATAAACCTTCCAGTTAGTCGTGGGTGCCACCATGTTTTTAACTGGTTTTAAATACTGTGAACAATATGGTAATAAACAGTGTTCCTGTTTACCGATTTGAGCAAAGACATGGGGTgcttaagtttaaagtgaagtgattgtcacatgtgacacacagcagcacagcacacggtgcacacagtgaaatttgtcctctgcatttatcccatcccAGTAAAATGTCTGTTGACAGTGACATAGGTTATAACCTTGCAGTGCCGTAACCCTAATTAGTTTTGTGAAGCTCTTGTTGTCAAATGCTGTATAACAGGTGTTTGACAGGAACAGGACATTGGCTTTGATCGTCCTGGGAACAGGAGGCTCATGAGGCATGAAGAAAGGAGTTGAATGACGCTGAATGGCGAGTGAACAGCAGCATTGTCTTTGCCCATTTTCAGATGGGATGAAACAGGGAAGTGGATGATCATTACTGACGTTCCTCAAGCcccagggacacacacacttccacacaaaATGAAGCACTTCTGCTGGCCCGGTTCGAAATAGAAAATTATTTCTAAAccaatgttgttgttttatgcctaacatttaaatctaaaaaatatTAGGATATAcgtgtatttaaataaatataaactgCAAGTAAATATAAGAGTGAATGTTATTCCTTGGTACTGTCACCAGGTGTCAGTGTGGTTACGTGGGTTACAGTTTTTCCTGATTGCATTAACCTGCTTAAAGAAACTGGAATCCACTCGGTTTTCATTATCACTCTCTCAGCAGAGCAGAGGACACCTCTTGTAAATTTCTCAACCCTTTTCTCATTGGATGGACATGTTTTCCCAACCCAGATGGGAACATCCCTAACACGGACATCCAACTCCATTGCTGTAGCTATGATAACCAAACAGAAACCATGTACACAACTTATTAGAAACTACCTAGATGAGTTTGCAATTACCGAATCTAAAGGTTACCATTCTTTGGTGGTAGAGGGAGAATTTTTAGTGCCATTGTGAACATATTTGTGGCAGACAATGCCCTAATGCTGCGTGGGTAATAGACATAGTGACTATTTCTTATACTCTActctatatattttacattttgttttcttaCAGTAATTTCTAATACTCTGATGTATTTTGCATGTATTGTCTGTAATTGTTACAGTATTTCAGTTGTCAGCCAcagtctgaaaaaaaatgtcatggaaTCAACTAAATTTGCATGAAAGTATTTCTGATACTGGATCCAATTCTTTGCAAGAAGGCCAATTTGACACAGCCTATgcagaaagaaaacaaatggcACTGGCATGAAAGCTAATAGACCACAGTGACAAGCAATGGTGAACTGGTTCACACTGAAAGCTATATTTTGTTGTGCAGTTTGTAGTGATGGATTGAAAGAGCACATACACTTGTTTGCAAGTTGCAACATTTGCTTTTGTTGCATATTTTGTGGCATGGTTATTGCCTTCTTCAATTCATGAGTGCTGCTGTTTGGGACTGTGTGTTCACTGTTTTGGAAATGTTCAGTTTTAGTTGACCGATTGATCAAATCAATCAAGAAATATTGAAAAGTGGCATTTTGCTCTGCAAAAGAGCTTGCCAGCTTTCATTAAGACATTACTCCCTTCCCTGCTAAACAGATTAAGAACATCTCTACTAGAAAACCAGATGTACAACAGAATCATCTTAATTTTGGACTTAGGGCTTTGTTTAGAACGTTCTTCTGTTAGTTGCTTATGTGAGATGTTCCTTCTGTCCTCCAGAAGATGGCGATATCTGCCTGCTGCAGCTTTCACATTTAGTCCAAGTCTAAAGAAAGCctggatgtttttttaattgaatttttttgtcGATATCTGAGCAAATTCCAACTGCATATTCTAACTGTGTTTTGACTAAACATAACACACTttctacatattttatttccacTTTAGTTTTACATTGAAACAATGTCAAACATAAATGTATGTTGAGCCATAACAGTTGTCtttagatttcttttttaaagaaggGCTGATTACAAGAAATAAGTCACTTGACAAGACAAATATATAGAAGATAATAGAACATAGAATAAATAGAAACAGGATCATTTTCTAACACCATTAATTGCATTTTCACCATAAACTGTAGAATTTATTGGGCAAATTTATTCAAATCTAATTTCACAGGTAGCAACATTCACAGCTGTTCTCGAAAGGGGCATTAAAACCAAAATCATCAATTAAAATACCAAATTTGACTGAGGAAGATCAAAGGGAAATTTACCACATTTCCTCCACCACCCcccttttaaatacattttactgaaaGCAAACAAATATTTCATGATAAGCAACTTTTACACCTCAGTGGTTGAGGACACTGGAGAGGGTGGGGCAGAAGGAGTACCGCGGCAGTGGTGGTGGAGAGTTTTTTAGTCTAAGGAGGCGGGGGGATTACGGACACAAAAAGCCATCGTGATTTTTTCATCCACCAGATCGGCGCTTAAGtttaacattttgaaataaacatttaaagaaagtgaataactaaaataaataccatcaccatcatcacagtATTCCAAACTTTGGAACAGTAAactgaaa
This genomic window from Denticeps clupeoides unplaced genomic scaffold, fDenClu1.1, whole genome shotgun sequence contains:
- the LOC114775478 gene encoding leucine-rich repeat-containing protein 15-like: MLAVPLCIGLLPLLMSCSAQPCKDAEKCHDQDVYDKTITAIPDTFKSGAKEVYFVGSLISTIPKGAFAKNPQLEKLEFLGSTTSSVEAGAFEGLNSIKVIEISGTQVDSLPVGAFEGLANLEKLILKSNRIHHLQKGLFDGLGKLRDLQLHINEITSIEEGAFDHLENLQVLHLAKNNISSVTASLFSNLKMLQVFRLYENQLRSFPDGFFDNLPNLKEIAIQGNRLTHLQPNLIPHKSKLLKFYLDSNLLTELPHEMFVGFPMLKTLTLDNNQLTKLPSVLFGETSKITELNMKNNNLTSLPPGVFQPLTKLGKLDLSRNHFETLQSNFFEGTTTLKDLNLQANSIKSLESKTFEKLSSLTTLRLSFNSLTWLPGDVFDHLINLKLLQLNNNPWHCDCNLIPFFHWMQSNGDKIKLPVTCQEPENLNGVNIMSLSESSLTCPTQPTPTTLTTAAVTTAVTTSASMTTTIPTTTMTTTPPTTTLPTTTTVTTTQTATTTPPTTTAITTTPPTTTLPTTTTMTTATPTTTTTIKTTPPTTTLPTTTTVTIPATTTQITTVMVITTPPTTTTMTMLPPTTTATTTTTPVTTQRSTTMTLQPTTLLTTTLATTTVATTTAATTKLITTLLTTSITIPTEPVTTTTNTPTMRTTAMPTTPILTTTTAIITTTITTTLPLTTMSQRKTTPQLDTARIFTCPNILLPFHSPSSAYSRYSALRASQAARCKEKVFFYTTMLVIEIFCTAALTWFTYSLYRSLQQGERRYNRVNLTRFLYRKEISLRPVCETETVAL